From the genome of Bicyclus anynana chromosome 20, ilBicAnyn1.1, whole genome shotgun sequence, one region includes:
- the LOC112058014 gene encoding uncharacterized protein LOC112058014 isoform X1 — translation MLVMESYEDSNCPSMSDSLSLYDRYMRSFNLVNFDHRVSEPCNKSDSSNSGGNIDLSTIIQSTIEKHNDNETDFKASSPLNPSVDNVDKILDQDLVKIESPCTSLAASLSETSFGANHCLNDKSETIPVSSEESKSEGFRTVFITSTMENSNNAVDSVPMFRDVKQTENVFKLPIRELSFNGTIIKHVQKLKPIVDPITALSSANGLNLNEEVDSEDTSTPGVLHLQSNNEKSSQIMSNIEVVGTNGFTLNLHDIGNSIPVRDDFNSQSDSNEKSAVESVSNIKVTESNDEHEEENSSKDGNSKWNLEQSYSSLEASFDSGVRSPDMFSEDDDAEPCVAEQPFWCFLKDYEAYDKRKVRKIEETLQGVLPPPSVTTLKTDVTQMLKKYYCFLPAFNGEENVTIEDNSMTPTKKVSFITRPSGPMISDDFQEIADEASVGILNKIFDKETMKTESEANTSLNDKSIQLKLGTEVEAVKTGWPDVLKCKFHDVYYNRNCYSEKYELLIQRYGERFVGAETDTSVNIYSGGLQSPSSASKRKALRLKMAQVKSPGRRLSHLARRRQAFCSAATINEKAQTSNSKMVLIDKKKVINSAERRSPRTKRSPGKKTPTRKTPGKKTPGKTPKGQTGSSKKKAMRRLLMDDTITRSQPRESLKRALFVSPEHKKIVPANPSFSQQALKSKRALFSSPVRQAETKSLDGTSSDQFLKRKRDFDDEDSNGRSKIAKSLSFGGENVGTSQPLFPRRASELLTTKNMAELNEIHKKKLCWAVTEALRLHGWRMSSPGFREKASGLARLTRKLLTLPPHAAKLAAPKLSTSDTLFK, via the exons ATGTTGGTGATGGAATCTTACGAGGACTCAAATTGCCCTTCGATGAGCGACAGTCTCTCATTATACGATCGATATATGCGGAGTTTTAACCTCGTCAATTTCGACCACCGCGTAAGTGAACCGTGCAACAAATCCGACAGCTCGAATAGCGGAGGCAACATTGACTTGTCTACTATTATACAATCCACTATAGAGAAGCACAATGATAATGAGACAGATTTCAAAGCGAGCAGCCCTTTAAATCCATCCGTGGACAACGTAGATAAAATTCTAGATCAAGATTTAGTTAAAATCGAATCACCTTGTACTTCCCTCGCAGCATCTCTGTCTGAGACATCGTTCGGGGCGAATCACTGTTTGAACGACAAATCGGAAACCATCCCAGTGTCCTCCGAGGAATCCAAATCCGAAGGTTTTCGAACAGTCTTTATAACCTCTACAATGGAGAATAGTAATAACGCAGTCGACAGTGTACCGATGTTTCGTGACGTAAAACAAACGGAAAACGTTTTCAAACTTCCAATAAGAGAACTATCATTCAATGGTACCATAATTAAACATGTGCAAAAATTGAAACCGATAGTAGATCCTATCACAGCACTAAGCAGTGCTAATGGCCTCAATTTAAATGAAGAAGTAGACTCAGAAGATACATCAACACCAGGTGTACTCCATTTGCAAAGCAATAATGAAAAGAGTTCACAGATTATGAGTAATATAGAAGTTGTAGGTACTAATGGCTTTACCTTAAACTTACATGACATAGGAAATAGCATACCAGTGAGAGATGATTTTAATTCGCAAAGCGATAGTAACGAAAAGAGTGCAGTGGAATCTGTGAGTAACATTAAAGTCACAGAGAGTAATGACGAGCATGAAGAGGAAAATTCTTCTAAAGATGGAAACTCCAAGTGGAATTTAGAGCAGAGTTACTCCTCCCTTGAAGCGTCTTTTGACAGTGGTGTGCGTTCTCCAGATATGTTCTCTGAGGACGATGATGCTGAGCCTTGTGTGGCTGAGCAACCTTTCTGGTGTTTCCTCAAAGACTATGAAGCGTATGATAAACGAAAAGTTAGGAAAATTGAG GAAACATTACAAGGAGTATTACCACCACCTTCAGTTACAACCCTAAAGACAGATGTCACACAGATGCTCAAAAAATACTACTGTTTTCTCCCAGCATTTAATGGAGAAGAAAATGTTACCATAGAGGATAACTCTATGACACCAACCAAGAAGGTTTCATTCATAACCAGACCATCTGGACCAATGATTTCAGATGATTTCCAAGAAATAGCTGATGAGGCATCTGTAGGAATTTTAAATAAGATATTTGATAAGGAAACTATGAAGACTGAATCAGAAGCAAATACTAGTTTAAATGATAAGagtattcaattaaaattgGGTACAGAGGTAGAAGCTGTCAAGACTGGGTGGCCTGACGTTTTGAAATGCAAGTTTCATGATGTTTA TTACAACAGAAACTGTTACTCAGAGAAGTATGAGCTCCTGATCCAGCGCTATGGAGAGAGGTTTGTTGGAGCCGAGACAGACACCAGTGTGAATATCTACTCTGGAGGACTACAGTCCCCAAGCAGTGCTAGCAAGCGAAAAGCACTGAGGTTGAA GATGGCTCAAGTGAAGTCGCCCGGTCGGAGGCTCTCTCACCTGGCGCGTCGGCGACAGGCTTTCTGTAGCGCTGCCACCATCAATGAGAAAGCACAGACCAGCAACTCCAAAATGGTGCTGATTGATAAAAA AAAGGTGATCAACTCGGCCGAACGAAGAAGCCCTAGAACAAAACGGTCCCCAGGCAAGAAAACACCCACACGCAAGACACCAGGGAAGAAAACACCAGGCAAGACACCAAAAGGCCAAACCGGATCAAGCAAGAAGAAAGCTATGAGACGTTTACTCATGGACGATACAATTACAAGGTCCCAGCCTAGAGAGTCCCTGAAAAGAGCACTTTTTGTTAGTCCAGAACACAAGAAGATTGTTCCGGCAAATCCTTCATTTTCACAACAAGCCTTAAAATCAAAACGGGCCTTATTTAGTTCACCAGTGCGACAGGCTGAGACTAAAAGTCTAGATGGGACTTCCAGTGACCAGTTTTTGAAGAGGAAACGTGATTTTGACGATGAAGACAGCAATGGTCGGAGTAAAATTGCCAAGAGTTTGTCGTTTGGTGGTGAGAATGTTGGGACTTCGCAACCCCTTTTCCCTCGACGTGCATCCGAATTGTTGACTACGAAGAATATGGCTGAATTGAACGAGATTCATAAGAAG AAGTTATGCTGGGCCGTGACGGAGGCGCTCCGCCTGCACGGCTGGCGCATGTCGTCGCCCGGGTTCAGGGAGAAGGCGTCCGGGCTGGCGCGCCTCACCCGCAAGCTGCTCACGCTGCCGCCGCACGCCGCCAAGCTGGCCGCGCCCAAGCTCTCCACCTCGGACACCTTGTTCAAGTga
- the LOC112058015 gene encoding uncharacterized protein LOC112058015 — translation MDIYFVDSGRQEEIETFYEACQRHRNYYRGYPKAYHPLLYFKDPEYAYQCPPEMTPTYLSFPMFHVKYKQPVVLPVAGTRTSGIPALPDRTLAGRYNKAACKAFVR, via the exons atggacATTTATTTTGTCGATAGTGGAAGACAAGAAGAAATTGAAACATTTTACGAG GCTTGTCAACGACACAGAAATTACTACAGGGGTTATCCAAAAGCCTACCACCCTTTGCTGTATTTCAAAGATCCGGAATACGCCTACCAATGCCCTCCTGAAATGACTCC GACATATCTATCCTTCCCGATGTTCCACGTGAAATATAAACAGCCAGTGGTGTTGCCAGTAGCCGGTACCCGCACCAGCGGTATACCTGCCCTGCCTGACCGCACCCTCGCGGGCCGATACAATAAAGCTGCTTGTAAAGCTTTCGTCAGATAG
- the LOC112058014 gene encoding uncharacterized protein LOC112058014 isoform X2, translated as MLVMESYEDSNCPSMSDSLSLYDRYMRSFNLVNFDHRVSEPCNKSDSSNSGGNIDLSTIIQSTIEKHNDNETDFKASSPLNPSVDNVDKILDQDLVKIESPCTSLAASLSETSFGANHCLNDKSETIPVSSEESKSEGFRTVFITSTMENSNNAVDSVPMFRDVKQTENVFKLPIRELSFNGTIIKHVQKLKPIVDPITALSSANGLNLNEEVDSEDTSTPGVLHLQSNNEKSSQIMSNIEVVGTNGFTLNLHDIGNSIPVRDDFNSQSDSNEKSAVESVSNIKVTESNDEHEEENSSKDGNSKWNLEQSYSSLEASFDSGVRSPDMFSEDDDAEPCVAEQPFWCFLKDYEAYDKRKVRKIEETLQGVLPPPSVTTLKTDVTQMLKKYYCFLPAFNGEENVTIEDNSMTPTKKVSFITRPSGPMISDDFQEIADEASVGILNKIFDKETMKTESEANTSLNDKSIQLKLGTEVEAVKTGWPDVLKCKFHDVYYNRNCYSEKYELLIQRYGERFVGAETDTSVNIYSGGLQSPSSASKRKALRLKMAQVKSPGRRLSHLARRRQAFCSAATINEKAQTSNSKMVLIDKNFFPHRKVINSAERRSPRTKRSPGKKTPTRKTPGKKTPGKTPKGQTGSSKKKAMRRLLMDDTITRSQPRESLKRALFVSPEHKKIVPANPSFSQQALKSKRALFSSPVRQAETKSLDGTSSDQFLKRKRDFDDEDSNGRSKIAKSLSFGGENVGTSQPLFPRRASELLTTKNMAELNEIHKKKLCWAVTEALRLHGWRMSSPGFREKASGLARLTRKLLTLPPHAAKLAAPKLSTSDTLFKLARQYVFAIIQGRTVEECFQDEQIKLSTESNKLSGYITATAYQQMKAKQAPCTLTSQVKENTCNEGPSKLEQPRSTSKNILQDKMVNIDTNSNSSGFGAMDKIGVFKSNSMPSFEEAAKMRARRQISFDNVDFPKR; from the exons ATGTTGGTGATGGAATCTTACGAGGACTCAAATTGCCCTTCGATGAGCGACAGTCTCTCATTATACGATCGATATATGCGGAGTTTTAACCTCGTCAATTTCGACCACCGCGTAAGTGAACCGTGCAACAAATCCGACAGCTCGAATAGCGGAGGCAACATTGACTTGTCTACTATTATACAATCCACTATAGAGAAGCACAATGATAATGAGACAGATTTCAAAGCGAGCAGCCCTTTAAATCCATCCGTGGACAACGTAGATAAAATTCTAGATCAAGATTTAGTTAAAATCGAATCACCTTGTACTTCCCTCGCAGCATCTCTGTCTGAGACATCGTTCGGGGCGAATCACTGTTTGAACGACAAATCGGAAACCATCCCAGTGTCCTCCGAGGAATCCAAATCCGAAGGTTTTCGAACAGTCTTTATAACCTCTACAATGGAGAATAGTAATAACGCAGTCGACAGTGTACCGATGTTTCGTGACGTAAAACAAACGGAAAACGTTTTCAAACTTCCAATAAGAGAACTATCATTCAATGGTACCATAATTAAACATGTGCAAAAATTGAAACCGATAGTAGATCCTATCACAGCACTAAGCAGTGCTAATGGCCTCAATTTAAATGAAGAAGTAGACTCAGAAGATACATCAACACCAGGTGTACTCCATTTGCAAAGCAATAATGAAAAGAGTTCACAGATTATGAGTAATATAGAAGTTGTAGGTACTAATGGCTTTACCTTAAACTTACATGACATAGGAAATAGCATACCAGTGAGAGATGATTTTAATTCGCAAAGCGATAGTAACGAAAAGAGTGCAGTGGAATCTGTGAGTAACATTAAAGTCACAGAGAGTAATGACGAGCATGAAGAGGAAAATTCTTCTAAAGATGGAAACTCCAAGTGGAATTTAGAGCAGAGTTACTCCTCCCTTGAAGCGTCTTTTGACAGTGGTGTGCGTTCTCCAGATATGTTCTCTGAGGACGATGATGCTGAGCCTTGTGTGGCTGAGCAACCTTTCTGGTGTTTCCTCAAAGACTATGAAGCGTATGATAAACGAAAAGTTAGGAAAATTGAG GAAACATTACAAGGAGTATTACCACCACCTTCAGTTACAACCCTAAAGACAGATGTCACACAGATGCTCAAAAAATACTACTGTTTTCTCCCAGCATTTAATGGAGAAGAAAATGTTACCATAGAGGATAACTCTATGACACCAACCAAGAAGGTTTCATTCATAACCAGACCATCTGGACCAATGATTTCAGATGATTTCCAAGAAATAGCTGATGAGGCATCTGTAGGAATTTTAAATAAGATATTTGATAAGGAAACTATGAAGACTGAATCAGAAGCAAATACTAGTTTAAATGATAAGagtattcaattaaaattgGGTACAGAGGTAGAAGCTGTCAAGACTGGGTGGCCTGACGTTTTGAAATGCAAGTTTCATGATGTTTA TTACAACAGAAACTGTTACTCAGAGAAGTATGAGCTCCTGATCCAGCGCTATGGAGAGAGGTTTGTTGGAGCCGAGACAGACACCAGTGTGAATATCTACTCTGGAGGACTACAGTCCCCAAGCAGTGCTAGCAAGCGAAAAGCACTGAGGTTGAA GATGGCTCAAGTGAAGTCGCCCGGTCGGAGGCTCTCTCACCTGGCGCGTCGGCGACAGGCTTTCTGTAGCGCTGCCACCATCAATGAGAAAGCACAGACCAGCAACTCCAAAATGGTGCTGATTGATAAAAA TTTCTTCCCGCACAGAAAGGTGATCAACTCGGCCGAACGAAGAAGCCCTAGAACAAAACGGTCCCCAGGCAAGAAAACACCCACACGCAAGACACCAGGGAAGAAAACACCAGGCAAGACACCAAAAGGCCAAACCGGATCAAGCAAGAAGAAAGCTATGAGACGTTTACTCATGGACGATACAATTACAAGGTCCCAGCCTAGAGAGTCCCTGAAAAGAGCACTTTTTGTTAGTCCAGAACACAAGAAGATTGTTCCGGCAAATCCTTCATTTTCACAACAAGCCTTAAAATCAAAACGGGCCTTATTTAGTTCACCAGTGCGACAGGCTGAGACTAAAAGTCTAGATGGGACTTCCAGTGACCAGTTTTTGAAGAGGAAACGTGATTTTGACGATGAAGACAGCAATGGTCGGAGTAAAATTGCCAAGAGTTTGTCGTTTGGTGGTGAGAATGTTGGGACTTCGCAACCCCTTTTCCCTCGACGTGCATCCGAATTGTTGACTACGAAGAATATGGCTGAATTGAACGAGATTCATAAGAAG AAGTTATGCTGGGCCGTGACGGAGGCGCTCCGCCTGCACGGCTGGCGCATGTCGTCGCCCGGGTTCAGGGAGAAGGCGTCCGGGCTGGCGCGCCTCACCCGCAAGCTGCTCACGCTGCCGCCGCACGCCGCCAAGCTGGCCGCGCCCAAGCTCTCCACCTCGGACACCTTGTTCAA ACTCGCCCGTCAATACGTGTTCGCTATCATCCAAGGGCGCACCGTCGAAGAGTGCTTCCAAGACGAACAGATCAAACTTTCCACGGAATCCAACAAACTGTCTGGATACATAACAGCTACAGCATATCAGCAAATGAAAGCCAAGCAAGCACCGTGCACGTTGACCTCCCAAGTCAAAGAGAACACATGCAACGAGGGGCCATCCAAATTGGAACAACCTAGAAGTACATCGAAGAACATATTGCAAGACAAAATGGTGAATATTGACACCAATTCGAATAGCAGCGGATTCGGGGCAATGGATAAAATTGGTGTTTTCAAATCTAACTCCATGCCTTCGTTCGAAGAAGCTGCCAAAATGAGGGCGAGGAGACAGATCAGTTTTGATAATGTGGACTTTCCTAAAAGGTGA
- the LOC112058033 gene encoding LOW QUALITY PROTEIN: calcium and integrin-binding protein 1-like (The sequence of the model RefSeq protein was modified relative to this genomic sequence to represent the inferred CDS: substituted 1 base at 1 genomic stop codon) has product MGICESKQYPGLTQDVLEDYTSLTYLSKGEVLYLMKKFYSIDPDKIEKDYNHRFKKDVIINKFHVLKNNPFQDRLFRVFSSXKDNCFSFEDLLDLCSAMSPECPPDVKAAWAFQVFDIDEDNQISTADISSILDRLTWDPNNRTNYIDKESKMKIADVILKEVNLDRSGSIGVSEFKLIITRIPEFATAFYFRL; this is encoded by the exons ATGGGTATATGTGAAAGCAAGCAGTATCCTGGCTTGACCCAAGATGTCTTGGAAGATTACACCTCCCTAACTTATTTGAGTAAAGGAGAGGTTTTATA tttaatgaaaaaattctATTCAATAGACCCGGACAAGATCGAGAAGGATTACAATCATCGGTTTAAAAAAGATGTAATAATCAATAAGTTCCATGTTTTAAAG aacAACCCTTTCCAAGATCGCTTGTTCCGCGTATTCTCATCTTAAAAGGACAACTGTTTTTCCTTCGAAGATCTCTTGGACCTGTGCTCCGCCATGAGCCCCGAATGTCCGCCGGACGTTAAAGCCGCTTGGGCTTTTCAAGTTTTCG ATATAGATGAAGACAACCAAATATCAACGGCAGATATCAGCTCTATTTTGGACCGCTTGACCTGGGACCCCAACAACCGGACTAATTATATAGATAAAGaatctaaaatgaaaattgCTGACgtg ATACTAAAGGAAGTAAACTTAGACAGAAGCGGCAGTATTGGCGTGAGCGAATTCaaattaataatcacaaggataccGGAGTTTGCTACTGCATTTTATTTTAGACTGTAA